The following proteins are co-located in the Chryseobacterium daecheongense genome:
- a CDS encoding FAD-dependent monooxygenase, translated as MKKQVLISGASFAGLTLAYWLNKYGYEVTVVEIGKGLRKGGSPIDVRGKALDVVQEMGILQKIKDREFIHTDEIVDAKGDTLSRFSINAMEEYLGDIEIHRSDLVELIFDIIPKNEVEFIFGNSIKTLVQHEDRVEVSFEKGDNRSFDFVFGADGTHSIVRKLVFGAEENFKKFFGVYFAFTKADHIQTGRSGNTGIVYRELGKQAVIYHFKDGANAILMFRAPELDWNYRNTEQQKQILKEYFGNNTNWKIPEILDSMLHSDDLYFDEANQIHMPTWIKGRVALVGDAAHAPSFFTGMGTSLALQGATLLAKELAANDDYKTAFKKYNETFKPFAESIQSRIKWGLKVQLPETEEELQASFLAFSNDNKK; from the coding sequence ATGAAAAAACAAGTTTTGATATCAGGTGCAAGTTTCGCCGGATTAACTTTGGCTTATTGGTTAAATAAATATGGTTATGAGGTAACTGTCGTAGAAATAGGTAAAGGTCTTCGGAAAGGAGGTTCACCCATCGATGTCCGGGGTAAAGCACTAGATGTGGTACAAGAAATGGGAATATTACAAAAAATTAAGGACCGTGAGTTTATCCATACCGATGAAATCGTGGATGCTAAAGGTGACACATTGAGTCGTTTTTCAATAAATGCAATGGAAGAATATCTTGGTGATATTGAAATCCACCGCAGTGACCTGGTAGAACTTATTTTTGATATTATCCCTAAGAATGAGGTAGAATTTATTTTCGGAAACAGCATAAAGACATTAGTCCAACATGAAGATCGTGTTGAGGTATCCTTTGAAAAAGGGGATAACAGAAGTTTTGATTTTGTATTTGGGGCAGATGGCACCCACTCAATAGTAAGAAAACTGGTATTTGGTGCTGAAGAAAATTTCAAAAAGTTTTTCGGTGTTTACTTTGCTTTTACCAAAGCAGATCATATACAAACAGGCAGGTCAGGAAATACGGGAATCGTATATCGGGAGCTGGGCAAGCAGGCAGTAATATACCATTTCAAAGATGGAGCTAATGCAATACTGATGTTCAGAGCTCCGGAACTGGATTGGAATTACAGAAATACAGAACAACAAAAACAAATTCTGAAAGAATATTTTGGGAACAATACGAATTGGAAAATTCCTGAAATTTTAGATTCCATGCTTCATTCCGACGATTTATATTTTGATGAGGCGAACCAGATCCATATGCCGACCTGGATTAAAGGACGTGTAGCCCTGGTTGGTGATGCTGCGCACGCGCCAAGTTTTTTTACGGGAATGGGTACAAGTCTCGCATTGCAAGGCGCAACTTTGTTAGCAAAGGAGCTTGCTGCAAATGATGATTATAAAACTGCTTTTAAAAAATACAATGAAACCTTCAAACCTTTTGCGGAAAGCATTCAGTCTCGCATTAAATGGGGGTTAAAAGTTCAGTTACCTGAAACAGAAGAAGAATTACAGGCATCTTTCCTGGCGTTTAGTAATGATAATAAAAAATAA
- a CDS encoding helix-turn-helix domain-containing protein: MKDADHKDIDSRILEYASKVGLTTKDELQHFEVKLFKAFIFLPDMAMHFGSLIAKRNFTRQTATSVIKDSIGFLFYNIFEDHNQKTSGIIKPPSDATFVRIFPFTIPQKIHFTENTQATYVSISISAVYLKSFLKEESEYFHFLFNNTNSFLIEELMTDDILRTVNDIVKKETPATMRSYYYKIKAMELLFYLFESLRKRENSTHQKLSRKEIQSIYHVRDKIVSSLSQPTSIAELTQIAAMNELKLRRIFKQVFGMGIYDYYQHLRMKEAARLLRDEKLSVSETGYQMGFENLSHFSRVFEKLMGKKPKKYSHDMK; the protein is encoded by the coding sequence ATGAAAGATGCAGATCATAAAGATATAGACAGCAGAATTCTTGAGTATGCAAGCAAGGTAGGACTGACGACAAAAGATGAGCTACAGCATTTCGAGGTCAAACTTTTTAAAGCTTTTATTTTTTTACCCGATATGGCGATGCACTTTGGTTCACTAATCGCTAAAAGGAATTTTACACGACAAACTGCAACATCCGTTATTAAGGACAGTATCGGTTTTTTATTTTACAACATCTTTGAAGATCATAATCAAAAGACTTCCGGTATAATCAAACCGCCTTCAGATGCCACATTTGTACGTATATTTCCATTTACGATACCACAAAAAATTCATTTCACAGAAAATACACAGGCTACCTATGTTTCAATTAGCATCAGTGCCGTGTATTTGAAGAGTTTTTTAAAAGAAGAATCCGAATATTTTCATTTTCTTTTCAATAATACCAACAGCTTTCTGATTGAAGAATTGATGACCGATGACATTTTGCGCACCGTAAATGATATTGTAAAAAAAGAAACTCCGGCCACAATGAGAAGCTATTACTATAAAATCAAGGCTATGGAGTTGCTTTTTTATTTATTTGAGAGTTTACGAAAGCGGGAAAATTCTACCCATCAAAAACTAAGTCGGAAGGAAATACAATCTATTTATCACGTACGCGACAAAATTGTTTCCTCATTAAGCCAGCCAACCAGCATTGCAGAACTGACACAAATAGCTGCAATGAACGAACTTAAGCTCCGCCGGATATTCAAGCAGGTCTTTGGTATGGGAATTTACGATTACTATCAGCACCTACGTATGAAAGAAGCTGCACGGCTTTTGCGGGATGAAAAACTGTCGGTATCAGAAACAGGCTATCAAATGGGGTTTGAAAACCTAAGTCACTTTTCAAGGGTATTTGAAAAGCTTATGGGTAAAAAACCGAAAAAATATAGTCATGATATGAAATAG
- the mnmE gene encoding tRNA uridine-5-carboxymethylaminomethyl(34) synthesis GTPase MnmE, translating to MNNDTICALATANGVGALGIIRVSGNDALSVVQKSFPGKNLGKQKSHTIHYGYFMDGEEAIDEVMLSIFLAPKSFTTENSVEIAFHGSPHIGKRILETLTKNGARMAKAGEFTLRAFINGRIDLSQAEAIADVIASENEASRKVAINQLKGGITNEISILRTDLLNFVSLIELELDFAEEDVEFADRSALNQLLSKIELKLNSLIESFQYGNAIKNGTAVAIIGKPNAGKSTLLNALLKEERAIVSSIAGTTRDTIEEVLHIKGHAFRLIDTAGLRETADEIEAIGVKKAKEKVENANILVYLADAATEDFTEDIEMIRSLIREDLKLIICATKIDEVIPTKYENVENVFRKEINHEFDFIKISAVENQNIQDLKNELSSYVEQLKSLENNVVITNQRHFESLHKSLSAVHKVNEAITFRISTELLAYELRNALEHLGEISGEVTNDEVLGNIFSKFCIGK from the coding sequence ATGAATAACGATACCATTTGTGCGTTGGCTACGGCCAATGGAGTAGGAGCTTTAGGCATTATCAGAGTTTCGGGTAACGATGCTTTATCTGTGGTACAGAAGTCTTTTCCCGGGAAAAATCTTGGGAAGCAAAAATCGCATACCATTCATTACGGGTATTTTATGGATGGGGAAGAGGCTATTGATGAGGTGATGTTATCTATTTTCCTGGCACCCAAAAGTTTTACAACTGAAAACTCTGTGGAAATAGCATTTCACGGATCTCCGCATATTGGAAAACGTATTCTTGAAACCCTTACCAAAAATGGAGCAAGAATGGCAAAGGCGGGAGAATTTACACTTCGTGCTTTTATCAACGGAAGAATTGATCTTTCCCAGGCAGAAGCTATTGCAGATGTCATCGCTTCTGAGAATGAAGCATCCCGGAAAGTGGCCATCAATCAGCTGAAGGGAGGAATTACCAACGAAATATCAATTCTTAGAACTGATTTGCTGAATTTTGTTTCATTGATCGAGCTGGAATTGGATTTCGCAGAAGAAGATGTGGAATTTGCAGACCGGTCAGCCCTCAATCAGCTCTTAAGCAAAATTGAATTAAAATTAAATTCACTTATTGAAAGCTTTCAATACGGTAATGCAATTAAAAACGGAACTGCTGTTGCCATCATTGGTAAGCCGAATGCAGGTAAATCCACATTATTGAATGCCCTCCTGAAAGAAGAAAGAGCGATCGTCAGCAGTATTGCAGGGACCACCAGAGATACAATCGAGGAGGTTTTACATATTAAAGGACATGCATTCCGTCTGATCGATACCGCAGGATTGCGTGAAACAGCGGACGAAATTGAAGCGATAGGGGTTAAAAAAGCCAAAGAGAAAGTTGAAAATGCCAATATTCTCGTTTATCTGGCAGATGCCGCTACGGAAGATTTCACGGAAGATATTGAAATGATCCGGTCTTTGATAAGAGAAGATCTAAAGCTGATTATTTGTGCCACTAAAATTGATGAGGTTATTCCGACAAAATATGAGAATGTGGAAAATGTTTTCAGAAAGGAAATCAATCATGAATTTGATTTTATCAAAATCTCAGCAGTAGAGAATCAGAATATCCAGGACCTGAAAAATGAATTGTCATCCTATGTTGAACAATTGAAATCCCTCGAAAATAATGTGGTGATCACCAACCAGCGTCACTTCGAATCGTTACACAAATCTTTAAGTGCAGTACACAAAGTAAATGAAGCAATCACTTTCCGGATTTCCACAGAGTTATTGGCGTATGAACTTCGTAATGCATTGGAACATTTAGGAGAGATCTCCGGGGAGGTGACGAATGATGAAGTGCTGGGGAATATTTTTTCTAAGTTTTGTATCGGGAAATAA
- a CDS encoding DUF4421 family protein, protein MRLKKFLTGLTAIFSVSYIHAQEIDSSYIKSYPQKYRISGYLSTSSLEVDDTDRHYTPNYPLNTGVGFAIKNTIVGIQLGYGFIPLTDKKKYGKTKTRDFQIHHYGRKMIFDIFFQDYRGFYVEKDKDENPDIYQQMSVKQIGMEATYLFNGKRFSSKAAFDLDEIQRHSAGSWLVGGGGYYYQLKGMERSGSEGTYGLENFQLGINGGYAYSWVMSEHWMMTGTIQAGANFGNALKSLKKGRVEVYPTAFARIAGNYHKNNWGISFAILINNKTVYPVKKEELSLTAITMQLSYVKHLDHIFKSKNK, encoded by the coding sequence ATGCGTCTTAAGAAGTTTTTAACCGGATTAACAGCTATTTTTTCCGTTTCATATATCCATGCCCAGGAGATCGATTCATCGTACATCAAGTCCTATCCACAGAAATACAGGATATCCGGATATCTTTCTACCAGTTCTTTAGAAGTAGACGATACGGATAGGCATTATACTCCCAATTACCCTTTGAATACAGGTGTTGGATTCGCGATTAAAAATACGATCGTGGGAATTCAGCTGGGATATGGTTTTATTCCTTTAACGGATAAAAAGAAATACGGAAAAACGAAAACGCGTGATTTTCAGATACACCACTACGGCAGGAAGATGATATTCGATATATTCTTCCAGGACTACAGGGGATTTTATGTGGAGAAAGACAAAGACGAGAATCCCGATATCTATCAGCAAATGTCCGTAAAGCAGATCGGTATGGAGGCAACCTACCTTTTTAATGGGAAACGCTTCTCATCCAAGGCTGCTTTTGATCTGGACGAAATACAGCGGCATTCTGCCGGAAGCTGGCTGGTAGGGGGCGGTGGTTATTATTATCAGTTGAAGGGAATGGAAAGAAGCGGCTCTGAAGGAACGTACGGATTAGAAAATTTTCAATTGGGAATTAATGGAGGATATGCTTATTCCTGGGTCATGAGTGAGCATTGGATGATGACAGGAACTATTCAGGCAGGGGCTAATTTTGGGAATGCTCTGAAATCATTGAAAAAAGGCAGGGTTGAAGTATATCCTACTGCATTTGCCCGGATTGCCGGAAATTATCATAAAAATAACTGGGGTATTTCTTTTGCAATCCTCATTAACAATAAAACCGTCTATCCCGTAAAAAAAGAAGAGCTAAGCCTTACTGCCATTACCATGCAGCTTTCCTATGTTAAACATCTGGATCATATTTTTAAATCCAAAAACAAATAA
- a CDS encoding NAD(P)H-dependent oxidoreductase yields MKKIVIINGHPHKSSFCFALSSAYKKGAVNSGAAIKEIVISDLEFNPNLTFGYQKRMELEPDLLKAWEAIQWADHLVWIHPVWWGGLPAITKGFIDRLFLPGMAFKYRENSLWWDQLLKGKTAHIITTLDQPGWYYRLMYGRPSVNQLRKSTLKFCGIKPVRVSYVGIIKTSDEKQRAQWLKKIQKAGQRQK; encoded by the coding sequence ATGAAAAAAATAGTAATTATCAACGGGCATCCTCACAAGAGTTCATTTTGTTTTGCACTTTCAAGTGCCTATAAAAAAGGAGCTGTTAATTCAGGAGCCGCAATTAAAGAAATTGTTATTTCAGATCTGGAGTTTAATCCTAATCTTACATTCGGTTATCAGAAAAGAATGGAACTGGAACCGGATCTGCTGAAAGCATGGGAGGCGATACAATGGGCGGATCATCTGGTTTGGATTCATCCCGTCTGGTGGGGAGGTCTGCCAGCTATTACAAAAGGGTTCATTGATCGGCTTTTTCTTCCGGGTATGGCTTTTAAATACAGAGAAAATTCGCTGTGGTGGGATCAACTTTTGAAAGGAAAGACGGCACACATTATTACCACTTTAGATCAACCGGGCTGGTATTACCGGTTGATGTATGGTCGTCCCAGTGTGAATCAGCTCAGAAAATCAACATTGAAGTTTTGTGGAATAAAACCGGTTAGAGTGAGCTATGTCGGAATCATCAAGACCTCTGATGAAAAGCAGCGTGCCCAATGGCTGAAAAAAATACAAAAGGCAGGACAAAGGCAAAAGTAG
- a CDS encoding saccharopine dehydrogenase, with amino-acid sequence MQSNILIIGGNGTVGKTIARIFRSRNPHHQVFIGGRRTGKSANDLLVDVTKPDTFQTILDHQIHLIILSVNDKEDYILRFAIENKIDYLDITKPTPDLMNAYELAKKQKINSRIVFSSGWMGGIVSGLTNTLPGQINKVQLFVYYSIKDLAGESSAHFMAENVAKPFFMYKNNQPFSVKHFLNSELFEYSFGIGKRTAYNFDVPDLYILNKIEKIPDVTVKMTYNSKFVTWLLGAFQSMRIFSILSLKERRMIFGSSGKGDQSVFDIVISGHTGNKTISLKSTNGQAELTALSAVLHAEKLLGSEKHDNRIYFSHQLHEPHDLMNSLNAYESIHIQTIG; translated from the coding sequence ATGCAGTCAAATATTTTAATTATCGGCGGGAATGGAACAGTAGGGAAAACCATTGCCCGTATTTTCAGATCGAGAAATCCTCACCATCAAGTTTTTATAGGAGGCCGAAGAACAGGAAAATCCGCAAATGATTTATTGGTGGATGTTACCAAACCCGATACTTTTCAAACGATTCTGGATCATCAGATCCATTTGATCATTCTTTCCGTGAATGACAAGGAGGATTATATTCTCCGGTTTGCCATAGAAAATAAAATTGATTACCTGGATATTACCAAACCTACACCGGACCTTATGAATGCCTATGAACTGGCGAAAAAACAAAAGATCAACAGCAGGATTGTTTTTAGTTCAGGCTGGATGGGAGGTATAGTCAGTGGATTAACCAATACATTGCCGGGCCAGATAAACAAGGTGCAGCTTTTCGTTTATTACTCTATAAAAGATCTTGCCGGAGAGAGTTCAGCCCATTTTATGGCTGAAAATGTGGCTAAACCTTTCTTTATGTATAAAAATAATCAACCTTTTTCTGTCAAACATTTCTTAAACTCCGAATTGTTTGAGTATTCCTTTGGAATAGGGAAAAGAACTGCCTACAATTTTGACGTGCCGGATTTATATATTTTAAATAAAATTGAGAAAATACCGGATGTAACGGTTAAAATGACCTATAACTCAAAATTTGTTACCTGGCTGCTGGGCGCTTTTCAATCTATGAGGATCTTCAGTATTTTATCGTTGAAAGAACGCAGGATGATCTTTGGATCAAGCGGAAAGGGAGATCAATCTGTTTTCGATATCGTAATCTCAGGTCATACGGGTAATAAAACAATCAGCCTGAAAAGTACAAACGGCCAGGCAGAATTAACGGCATTATCTGCTGTTCTCCATGCTGAAAAATTGCTTGGAAGTGAAAAACATGATAACAGGATTTACTTTAGTCACCAGCTGCATGAACCCCATGATTTAATGAACTCATTAAATGCTTACGAAAGTATCCATATACAAACAATCGGATGA
- a CDS encoding Crp/Fnr family transcriptional regulator, whose translation MIQEYFRSFNLFTELEIEGILQLFEVRRLNKNDYFVHEGDQCKEIAFIESGIFRSYYTSSEGKDNTYCFRFPNVWIASYSSFISGNPGVESMQAISEAHLLVLKKEKIEKLVNGNPKWVLFLKMIAEQEYLELEKRFFELQRDNAKQRYLSLLKNHPNYIQDIPLQYLSSYLGITQRHLSRIRKEISF comes from the coding sequence ATGATACAGGAATATTTTCGAAGCTTTAATTTATTTACCGAGCTTGAAATTGAAGGCATTTTGCAGCTTTTTGAAGTGAGAAGGCTCAATAAAAATGATTATTTTGTTCATGAGGGAGATCAATGCAAGGAAATAGCTTTTATAGAATCCGGTATTTTCAGGTCTTATTATACTTCAAGTGAGGGAAAAGACAATACATACTGCTTCAGGTTTCCTAATGTGTGGATTGCTTCTTATTCTTCATTTATTTCGGGAAATCCGGGTGTTGAAAGTATGCAGGCTATTTCAGAGGCTCATCTTTTAGTTTTGAAAAAAGAGAAGATAGAAAAATTAGTTAATGGGAATCCGAAATGGGTCTTATTCCTAAAAATGATTGCTGAACAGGAGTACCTGGAGCTGGAAAAACGTTTTTTCGAACTGCAAAGGGATAATGCTAAACAAAGGTATCTTTCTCTGCTGAAGAACCATCCTAATTATATCCAGGATATTCCTCTTCAATATTTATCTTCTTATCTTGGAATTACACAAAGGCATTTAAGCCGTATCCGAAAAGAAATTTCTTTTTAG
- a CDS encoding aminopeptidase P family protein, whose translation MTSREKVAALREEMQKNNVDAFIVYSADPHMSEYLPEEWQERAWLSGFLGSAGFVVVTQNKAGLWTDGRYFTQAAIELQDSGIDLFKDGIEGTPNYIDWIISEIPAGGKVAVNAVATSNANWELLSQKLKNKNIVLADAPLLKEVWKDRGTPSKNPIYTQPVERSGKSVTDKLSAIRQKMEEQEVTYHIISSLDDVAWTLNLRGSDVQSNPVFLGYIIITKNDAILFTDLEKLEVEARKQLDDSFVKMMPYEEFYNYLTTVKNEKILVSPNSNQSIFETLKADNQFVKAPVPGNLMKAQKNETELEGFRKVMVRDGVAMVKFLYWLTHNAGKEAMTEYSIGEKLLGFRAEGENFVGESFGSIVGYKNNGAIMHYSAKSEGSKEVTNDASILVDSGGQYLEGTTDITRTFALGNVSEEFKRNSTLVLQGMIRLSMVKFPKGTKGVQLDAIARLPLWMEGKDFNHGTGHGVGSFMNVHEGPQNIRKDLNPQELLPGMVCSNEPGYYLEGEYGIRHENLIAVKEAEKTGSGTFYDFETLTFCPFFKDTIVKEILSEKEIEWLNQYHSTCEQKLSPYLEGDVKEWFLQLVSPL comes from the coding sequence ATGACTTCAAGGGAAAAAGTAGCTGCGCTTCGTGAAGAAATGCAGAAAAATAATGTTGATGCATTTATAGTATATTCTGCAGATCCGCATATGAGTGAATATTTACCGGAAGAATGGCAGGAGAGAGCATGGCTCTCAGGATTTCTCGGGTCAGCAGGTTTTGTGGTGGTTACCCAAAACAAAGCCGGACTTTGGACGGATGGACGGTATTTTACCCAAGCTGCAATAGAACTTCAGGACTCGGGGATTGATCTTTTTAAAGATGGAATTGAAGGGACGCCTAACTATATCGACTGGATTATTTCCGAAATTCCTGCTGGTGGGAAAGTAGCTGTTAATGCAGTAGCCACATCCAACGCCAATTGGGAACTCCTTTCTCAAAAATTAAAAAATAAAAATATCGTTCTTGCAGACGCTCCTTTACTGAAGGAAGTATGGAAGGACAGGGGAACACCTTCAAAAAATCCGATTTATACTCAACCGGTAGAAAGATCGGGAAAATCCGTGACTGATAAGCTTTCCGCCATCCGTCAGAAAATGGAAGAACAGGAAGTTACCTATCATATTATTTCCAGCCTTGATGACGTAGCATGGACGCTTAATCTGAGAGGAAGCGATGTACAAAGCAATCCGGTATTTTTAGGCTATATCATCATTACAAAAAATGATGCGATCCTGTTTACCGATCTTGAAAAATTGGAGGTAGAAGCGAGAAAACAACTGGACGATTCTTTCGTAAAAATGATGCCTTATGAAGAGTTTTATAACTACCTTACAACAGTTAAGAACGAAAAAATCCTGGTATCTCCAAACAGCAACCAGTCTATTTTTGAAACACTAAAAGCAGATAATCAGTTTGTAAAAGCTCCTGTTCCTGGTAATTTAATGAAGGCTCAGAAAAATGAAACCGAACTGGAAGGTTTCAGAAAGGTGATGGTAAGAGATGGAGTCGCAATGGTGAAATTCCTTTACTGGCTTACTCATAATGCAGGAAAAGAAGCGATGACAGAATATTCTATCGGTGAAAAACTCCTAGGGTTCCGTGCAGAAGGAGAAAATTTTGTCGGAGAAAGTTTCGGAAGCATTGTCGGGTACAAAAATAATGGAGCGATCATGCACTATTCTGCAAAAAGTGAAGGAAGTAAGGAAGTAACGAATGATGCCAGTATCCTGGTTGATTCCGGAGGTCAGTACCTTGAAGGAACAACTGATATTACAAGAACTTTTGCCTTAGGAAATGTTTCTGAGGAATTTAAGAGAAATTCAACTTTAGTACTACAGGGAATGATCCGTTTATCCATGGTAAAGTTTCCAAAGGGAACTAAAGGCGTACAGCTGGATGCCATTGCAAGACTTCCGCTATGGATGGAGGGAAAAGATTTTAATCATGGAACCGGACATGGGGTTGGAAGTTTTATGAATGTACACGAAGGACCGCAAAATATCAGAAAGGACCTTAATCCGCAGGAACTTCTTCCGGGGATGGTTTGCTCTAATGAACCGGGATATTATCTGGAAGGAGAGTACGGAATCCGTCATGAAAACCTTATTGCAGTAAAAGAAGCTGAAAAGACGGGATCAGGAACTTTCTATGATTTTGAAACCCTTACATTCTGTCCTTTCTTCAAAGATACGATCGTAAAAGAAATTCTTTCTGAAAAAGAGATTGAATGGCTTAATCAATATCACAGCACATGTGAACAGAAATTGTCTCCTTATTTAGAAGGTGACGTTAAAGAGTGGTTTTTACAATTGGTAAGCCCGCTTTAA
- a CDS encoding DUF6526 family protein, with amino-acid sequence MGKQNYKNHRKFYPPHHFIYLPLLFILECVGIYNIWNDGENKLTWILFSIVIFLILYLAVMLRQHYALGNQNRIVRLEFRQRYFEIFNKRSDEAYEKLSFDQIAALRFADDDEFKELLYKALNENISGDQIKKSIKNWRPDHHRI; translated from the coding sequence ATGGGAAAGCAGAATTATAAAAACCACAGAAAATTTTATCCTCCACATCACTTCATTTATCTTCCTCTGCTGTTTATATTGGAATGCGTAGGAATTTATAATATCTGGAATGATGGTGAGAACAAACTTACCTGGATCCTATTTTCTATAGTCATTTTTCTGATTCTCTATTTAGCCGTTATGCTGCGGCAGCACTATGCACTCGGCAATCAAAACCGTATTGTAAGACTTGAATTCAGACAACGGTACTTTGAAATTTTTAATAAAAGATCCGATGAGGCTTATGAAAAATTAAGTTTCGACCAGATCGCCGCTTTGAGGTTCGCTGATGACGATGAATTTAAAGAGCTTTTGTATAAGGCTCTGAATGAAAATATTTCCGGAGATCAGATCAAGAAGTCTATCAAAAACTGGAGACCTGATCACCATAGAATTTAA
- a CDS encoding DNA topoisomerase IB has translation MDNDDFELISHLKPSKIVKIMKDPVASAKAVNLIYTSDTETAGIIRKRRGKKYSYFKDGERIKDKDEITRINKLVIPPAWENVWICALDNGHLQATGFDIKKRKQYKYHSLWSALRNHTKFYRMLQFGYALPEIRLHVEKDLALRNFEKRKILALIVSLMQRTNIRIGNNAYEKLYGSFGLTTLKDKHVKINGQKMTFSFKGKKGVMHNVDLKSKRLARLVQKCKDIPGKELFQYYDDEGNRHSIDSGMVNDYIKEISGEDFTAKDFRTWSGTVSALIAFKEIGYAESNTEYKRKVKEALDIVASHLGNTSTVCRKYYVHPLVINLYENNTIKKYLDELEDIEVNDGKADLTQEEKLVLKILENEKM, from the coding sequence ATGGATAATGACGACTTTGAATTGATCTCCCACCTTAAACCTTCTAAGATTGTTAAGATCATGAAAGATCCGGTGGCTTCTGCAAAGGCAGTAAATCTTATTTACACCTCCGATACAGAAACCGCCGGAATTATTCGTAAAAGAAGGGGAAAAAAGTATTCGTACTTTAAAGACGGTGAACGCATTAAAGACAAAGATGAGATCACCAGGATCAATAAACTTGTAATTCCTCCTGCATGGGAAAATGTTTGGATCTGTGCCCTGGACAATGGACATCTGCAGGCTACAGGATTTGATATTAAGAAACGAAAACAGTATAAATACCATTCTTTATGGAGTGCCTTAAGGAACCATACCAAATTTTACAGGATGCTTCAGTTTGGATATGCCTTACCTGAAATCCGCCTGCATGTGGAAAAAGATCTGGCACTGAGAAATTTTGAAAAAAGAAAAATCCTGGCTCTGATCGTAAGCCTTATGCAACGTACAAATATCAGGATTGGTAATAACGCGTATGAGAAACTATATGGCTCATTCGGCTTAACCACCTTAAAAGATAAACACGTAAAGATCAACGGGCAGAAAATGACCTTTTCTTTCAAAGGAAAAAAAGGGGTGATGCACAATGTCGATCTGAAAAGTAAAAGGCTGGCAAGACTTGTTCAGAAATGTAAAGATATTCCGGGGAAAGAGCTTTTCCAGTATTATGATGATGAGGGCAACAGACATTCCATTGATTCCGGAATGGTGAATGATTATATTAAGGAGATCAGCGGCGAAGATTTTACGGCTAAAGACTTCAGAACCTGGTCGGGGACCGTCAGTGCTTTAATCGCATTCAAAGAAATCGGCTATGCGGAAAGCAATACGGAATACAAAAGAAAAGTAAAGGAGGCATTGGATATTGTAGCTTCACACCTGGGCAACACCAGCACGGTGTGCAGAAAATACTATGTTCATCCACTGGTGATCAACCTTTACGAAAATAATACGATTAAAAAATACCTTGACGAGCTGGAAGACATTGAAGTAAATGATGGCAAGGCGGATTTAACACAAGAAGAAAAATTAGTGCTGAAAATTCTTGAGAACGAAAAAATGTAA